A genomic region of Ochotona princeps isolate mOchPri1 chromosome 17, mOchPri1.hap1, whole genome shotgun sequence contains the following coding sequences:
- the NLGN2 gene encoding neuroligin-2 isoform X3: MWLLALCLVGLAGAQRGGGGPGGGGSAPGGPGLGLGSLGEERFPVVNTAYGRVRGVRRELNNEILGPVVQFLGVPYATPPLGARRFQPPEAPASWPGVRNATSLPPACPQNLHGALPAIMLPVWFTDNLEAAATYVQNQSEDCLYLNLYVPTEDGPLTKKRDEATLNPPDTDIRDSGKKPVMLFLHGGSYMEGTGNMFDGSVLAAYGNVIVATLNYRLGVLGFLSTGDQAAKGNYGLLDQIQALRWLSENIAHFGGDPERITIFGSGAGASCVNLLILSHHSEGLFQKAIAQSGTAISSWSVNYQPLKYTRLLAAKVGCDREDSAEAVECLRRKSSRELVDQDVQPARYHIAFGPVVDGDVVPDDPEILMQQGEFLNYDMLIGVNQGEGLKFVEDSAESEDGVSASAFDFTVSNFVDNLYGYPEGKDVLRETIKFMYTDWADRDNGEMRRKTLLALFTDHQWVAPAVATAKLHADYQSPVYFYTFYHHCQAEGRPEWADAAHGDELPYVFGVPMVGATDLFPCNFSKNDVMLSAVVMTYWTNFAKTGDPNQPVPQDTKFIHTKPNRFEEVVWSKFNSKEKQYLHIGLKPRVRDNYRANKVAFWLELVPHLHNLHTELFTTTTRLPPYATRWPPRPPNGAPGTRRPPPPATLPPEPEPEPGPRAYDRFPGDSRDYSTELSVTVAVGASLLFLNILAFAALYYKRDRRQELRCRRLSPPGGSGSGVPGGGSLLPAAGRELPPEEELVSLQLKRGGGVGADPAEALRPACPPDYTLALRRAPDDVPLLAPGALTLLPSGLGPPPPPPPPSLHPFGPFPPPPPTATSHNNTLPHPHSTTRV, translated from the exons ATGTGGCTCCTGGCGCTGTGTCTGGTGGGGCTGGCGGGGGCTCAACGGGGGGGAGGGGGTCCCGGCGGCGGGGGCAGCGCCCCGGGCGGCCCGGGCCTGGGCCTCGGCAGCCTCGGCGAGGAGCGCTTCCCAGTGGTGAACACGGCCTACGGGCGCGTCCGCGGCGTGCGGCGTGAGCTTAACAACGAGATCCTGGGCCCCGTGGTGCAGTTCTTGGGGGTGCCCTACGCCACGCCACCCCTGGGCGCCCGCCGCTTCCAGCCGCCTGAGGCGCCCGCCTCGTGGCCCGGCGTGCGCAACGCCACCAGCCTGCCGCCCGCCTGCCCGCAGAACCTGCACGGGGCGCTCCCCGCCATCATGCTGCCCGTGTGGTTCACCGACAACCTGGAGGCAGCTGCTACCTATGTGCAGAACCAGAGCGAGGACTGCCTCTACCTCAACCTCTACGTACCCACCGAGGACG GTCCGCTCACAAAAAAACGTGACGAGGCGACGCTCAATCCGCCAGACACAG ATATCCGGGACTCAGGCAAGAAGCCAGTGATGTTGTTCCTGCATGGCGGCTCCTACATGGAGGGCACTGGCAACATGTTCGACGGCTCAGTCCTGGCCGCCTACGGCAACGTCATTGTCGCCACACTCAACTACCGGCTGGGGGTGCTCG GTTTTCTCAGCACCGGGGACCAGGCTGCAAAAGGCAACTATGGACTCCTGGACCAAATCCAGGCCCTGCGCTGGCTCAGTGAAAACATCGCCCACTTTGGGGGTGACCCCGAGCGTATCACCATCTTTGGATCTGGAGCAGGGGCCTCCTGCGTCAACCTTCTGATCCTCTCCCACCATTCGGAAG gtcTGTTCCAGAAGGCCATCGCCCAGAGTGGCACCGCCATTTCCAGCTGGTCTGTCAACTACCAGCCGCTCAAGTACACGCGGCTGCTGGCAGCCAAGGTGGGCTGTGACCGTGAGGACAGCGCTGAGGCCGTGGAGTGTCTGCGCCGGAAGTCCTCCCGGGAGCTGGTGGACCAGGATGTGCAGCCTGCCCG CTACCATATTGCCTTCGGGCCCGTGGTGGATGGCGACGTGGTCCCCGACGACCCTGAGATCCTAATGCAACAGGGGGAGTTCCTCAACTATGACATGCTCATCGGCGTCAACCAGGGAGAAGGCCTCAAGTTTGTGGAGGACTCAGCAGAGAGCGAGGACGGCGTGTCTGCCAGCGCCTTTGACTTCACCGTCTCCAACTTTGTGGACAATTTGTATGGTTACCCGGAGGGCAAAGATGTGCTGCGGGAGACCATCAAGTTCATGTACACGGACTGGGCCGACCGGGACAATGGCGAGATGCGGCGGAAGACTCTGCTGGCGCTCTTCACTGACCACCAGTGGGTGGCCCCAGCCGTGGCCACAGCCAAGCTGCACGCTGATTACCAGTCGCCTGTCTACTTTTACACTTTCTACCACCACTGCCAGGCCGAGGGCCGGCCTGAGTGGGCGGACGCAGCGCATGGGGACGAGCTCCCCTACGTCTTCGGCGTACCCATGGTGGGCGCCACTGACCTCTTCCCCTGCAACTTCTCCAAGAATGACGTCATGCTCAGCGCCGTGGTCATGACCTACTGGACCAACTTTGCCAAGACCGG CGACCCCAACCAGCCGGTGCCCCAGGACACCAAGTTCATCCACACCAAGCCCAACCGCTTTGAGGAGGTGGTGTGGAGCAAGTTCAATAGCAAGGAGAAGCAGTACCTGCACATCGGCTTGAAGCCCCGTGTGCGTGACAACTACCGAGCCAACAAGGTGGCCTTCTGGTTGGAGCTGGTGCCCCACCTGCACAACCTGCACACGGAGCTCTTCACCACCACCACGCGCCTGCCTCCCTATGCCACACGCTGGCCGCCCCGGCCACCCAATGGTGCCCCAGGCACACGCCGGCCCCCGCCACCTGCCACCCTGCCGCCAGAGCCGGAGCCCGAGCCAGGCCCCAGGGCTTACGACCGCTTCCCTGGGGACTCCCGGGACTACTCTACAGAGCTCAGTGTTACCGTGGCCGTGGGCGCCTCGCTCCTGTTCCTCAACATCCTTGCCTTTGCCGCCCTCTACTACAAGCGGGACCGGCGGCAGGAGCTGCGGTGCCGGCGGCTTAGCCCGCCTGGGGGCTCCGGATCCGGAGTGCCTGGCGGGGGCTCCCTGCTCCCCGCTGCCGGCCGCGAGCTGCCCCCCGAGGAGGAGCTGGTGTCACTGCAGCTCAAGCGAGGTGGCGGTGTCGGGGCGGACCCTGCTGAGGCTCTGCGCCCCGCCTGCCCGCCCGACTACACCCTCGCCCTGCGCCGGGCACCGGACGATGTGCCTCTCCTGGCCCCCGGGGCCCTGACCCTGCTGCCAAGTGGCCTGGGGCCACCCCCACCTCCGCCacccccctccctccacccctttGGGCCCTTCCCGCCGCCTCCCCCCACCGCTACCAGCCACAACAACACGCTACCACACCCCCACTCCACGACTCGGGTATAG
- the NLGN2 gene encoding neuroligin-2 isoform X1, whose protein sequence is MALPFPALSAVFFCLSVCLSVSCTPHPLPGLRRSSLPASSPTSFPFPTLCPLHGEEQTPSLPHLTQIPPRPPSSLLSPPRPLLPSGARGASLPLPPFSLSPRGGVPGREGGPPISMWLLALCLVGLAGAQRGGGGPGGGGSAPGGPGLGLGSLGEERFPVVNTAYGRVRGVRRELNNEILGPVVQFLGVPYATPPLGARRFQPPEAPASWPGVRNATSLPPACPQNLHGALPAIMLPVWFTDNLEAAATYVQNQSEDCLYLNLYVPTEDGPLTKKRDEATLNPPDTDIRDSGKKPVMLFLHGGSYMEGTGNMFDGSVLAAYGNVIVATLNYRLGVLGFLSTGDQAAKGNYGLLDQIQALRWLSENIAHFGGDPERITIFGSGAGASCVNLLILSHHSEGLFQKAIAQSGTAISSWSVNYQPLKYTRLLAAKVGCDREDSAEAVECLRRKSSRELVDQDVQPARYHIAFGPVVDGDVVPDDPEILMQQGEFLNYDMLIGVNQGEGLKFVEDSAESEDGVSASAFDFTVSNFVDNLYGYPEGKDVLRETIKFMYTDWADRDNGEMRRKTLLALFTDHQWVAPAVATAKLHADYQSPVYFYTFYHHCQAEGRPEWADAAHGDELPYVFGVPMVGATDLFPCNFSKNDVMLSAVVMTYWTNFAKTGDPNQPVPQDTKFIHTKPNRFEEVVWSKFNSKEKQYLHIGLKPRVRDNYRANKVAFWLELVPHLHNLHTELFTTTTRLPPYATRWPPRPPNGAPGTRRPPPPATLPPEPEPEPGPRAYDRFPGDSRDYSTELSVTVAVGASLLFLNILAFAALYYKRDRRQELRCRRLSPPGGSGSGVPGGGSLLPAAGRELPPEEELVSLQLKRGGGVGADPAEALRPACPPDYTLALRRAPDDVPLLAPGALTLLPSGLGPPPPPPPPSLHPFGPFPPPPPTATSHNNTLPHPHSTTRV, encoded by the exons ATGGCCCTCCCCTTCCCCGCCCTCTCCGctgtatttttctgtctgtccgtTTGTCTGTCTGTATCTTGCACGCCCCACCCACTACCCGGTCTCCGCAGGTCGAGCCTGCCAGCATCTTCTCCcacctccttccccttccccacccttTGCCCCCTCCATGGAGAGGAACAGACCCCTTCTCTGCCCCATCTAACCCAGATCCCTCCCcgtcccccctcctccctcctttccccccctcgccccctcctcccctcagGGGCGAGGggggcctccctccctctcccccccttctctctctctccgagGGGGGGGGTcccggggagggaggggggtcCCCCGATCAGCATGTGGCTCCTGGCGCTGTGTCTGGTGGGGCTGGCGGGGGCTCAACGGGGGGGAGGGGGTCCCGGCGGCGGGGGCAGCGCCCCGGGCGGCCCGGGCCTGGGCCTCGGCAGCCTCGGCGAGGAGCGCTTCCCAGTGGTGAACACGGCCTACGGGCGCGTCCGCGGCGTGCGGCGTGAGCTTAACAACGAGATCCTGGGCCCCGTGGTGCAGTTCTTGGGGGTGCCCTACGCCACGCCACCCCTGGGCGCCCGCCGCTTCCAGCCGCCTGAGGCGCCCGCCTCGTGGCCCGGCGTGCGCAACGCCACCAGCCTGCCGCCCGCCTGCCCGCAGAACCTGCACGGGGCGCTCCCCGCCATCATGCTGCCCGTGTGGTTCACCGACAACCTGGAGGCAGCTGCTACCTATGTGCAGAACCAGAGCGAGGACTGCCTCTACCTCAACCTCTACGTACCCACCGAGGACG GTCCGCTCACAAAAAAACGTGACGAGGCGACGCTCAATCCGCCAGACACAG ATATCCGGGACTCAGGCAAGAAGCCAGTGATGTTGTTCCTGCATGGCGGCTCCTACATGGAGGGCACTGGCAACATGTTCGACGGCTCAGTCCTGGCCGCCTACGGCAACGTCATTGTCGCCACACTCAACTACCGGCTGGGGGTGCTCG GTTTTCTCAGCACCGGGGACCAGGCTGCAAAAGGCAACTATGGACTCCTGGACCAAATCCAGGCCCTGCGCTGGCTCAGTGAAAACATCGCCCACTTTGGGGGTGACCCCGAGCGTATCACCATCTTTGGATCTGGAGCAGGGGCCTCCTGCGTCAACCTTCTGATCCTCTCCCACCATTCGGAAG gtcTGTTCCAGAAGGCCATCGCCCAGAGTGGCACCGCCATTTCCAGCTGGTCTGTCAACTACCAGCCGCTCAAGTACACGCGGCTGCTGGCAGCCAAGGTGGGCTGTGACCGTGAGGACAGCGCTGAGGCCGTGGAGTGTCTGCGCCGGAAGTCCTCCCGGGAGCTGGTGGACCAGGATGTGCAGCCTGCCCG CTACCATATTGCCTTCGGGCCCGTGGTGGATGGCGACGTGGTCCCCGACGACCCTGAGATCCTAATGCAACAGGGGGAGTTCCTCAACTATGACATGCTCATCGGCGTCAACCAGGGAGAAGGCCTCAAGTTTGTGGAGGACTCAGCAGAGAGCGAGGACGGCGTGTCTGCCAGCGCCTTTGACTTCACCGTCTCCAACTTTGTGGACAATTTGTATGGTTACCCGGAGGGCAAAGATGTGCTGCGGGAGACCATCAAGTTCATGTACACGGACTGGGCCGACCGGGACAATGGCGAGATGCGGCGGAAGACTCTGCTGGCGCTCTTCACTGACCACCAGTGGGTGGCCCCAGCCGTGGCCACAGCCAAGCTGCACGCTGATTACCAGTCGCCTGTCTACTTTTACACTTTCTACCACCACTGCCAGGCCGAGGGCCGGCCTGAGTGGGCGGACGCAGCGCATGGGGACGAGCTCCCCTACGTCTTCGGCGTACCCATGGTGGGCGCCACTGACCTCTTCCCCTGCAACTTCTCCAAGAATGACGTCATGCTCAGCGCCGTGGTCATGACCTACTGGACCAACTTTGCCAAGACCGG CGACCCCAACCAGCCGGTGCCCCAGGACACCAAGTTCATCCACACCAAGCCCAACCGCTTTGAGGAGGTGGTGTGGAGCAAGTTCAATAGCAAGGAGAAGCAGTACCTGCACATCGGCTTGAAGCCCCGTGTGCGTGACAACTACCGAGCCAACAAGGTGGCCTTCTGGTTGGAGCTGGTGCCCCACCTGCACAACCTGCACACGGAGCTCTTCACCACCACCACGCGCCTGCCTCCCTATGCCACACGCTGGCCGCCCCGGCCACCCAATGGTGCCCCAGGCACACGCCGGCCCCCGCCACCTGCCACCCTGCCGCCAGAGCCGGAGCCCGAGCCAGGCCCCAGGGCTTACGACCGCTTCCCTGGGGACTCCCGGGACTACTCTACAGAGCTCAGTGTTACCGTGGCCGTGGGCGCCTCGCTCCTGTTCCTCAACATCCTTGCCTTTGCCGCCCTCTACTACAAGCGGGACCGGCGGCAGGAGCTGCGGTGCCGGCGGCTTAGCCCGCCTGGGGGCTCCGGATCCGGAGTGCCTGGCGGGGGCTCCCTGCTCCCCGCTGCCGGCCGCGAGCTGCCCCCCGAGGAGGAGCTGGTGTCACTGCAGCTCAAGCGAGGTGGCGGTGTCGGGGCGGACCCTGCTGAGGCTCTGCGCCCCGCCTGCCCGCCCGACTACACCCTCGCCCTGCGCCGGGCACCGGACGATGTGCCTCTCCTGGCCCCCGGGGCCCTGACCCTGCTGCCAAGTGGCCTGGGGCCACCCCCACCTCCGCCacccccctccctccacccctttGGGCCCTTCCCGCCGCCTCCCCCCACCGCTACCAGCCACAACAACACGCTACCACACCCCCACTCCACGACTCGGGTATAG
- the NLGN2 gene encoding neuroligin-2 isoform X2, translating into MALPFPALSAVFFCLSVCLSVSCTPHPLPGLRRSSLPASSPTSFPFPTLCPLHGEEQTPSLPHLTQIPPRPPSSLLSPPRPLLPSGARGASLPLPPFSLSPRGGVPGREGGPPISMWLLALCLVGLAGAQRGGGGPGGGGSAPGGPGLGLGSLGEERFPVVNTAYGRVRGVRRELNNEILGPVVQFLGVPYATPPLGARRFQPPEAPASWPGVRNATSLPPACPQNLHGALPAIMLPVWFTDNLEAAATYVQNQSEDCLYLNLYVPTEDDIRDSGKKPVMLFLHGGSYMEGTGNMFDGSVLAAYGNVIVATLNYRLGVLGFLSTGDQAAKGNYGLLDQIQALRWLSENIAHFGGDPERITIFGSGAGASCVNLLILSHHSEGLFQKAIAQSGTAISSWSVNYQPLKYTRLLAAKVGCDREDSAEAVECLRRKSSRELVDQDVQPARYHIAFGPVVDGDVVPDDPEILMQQGEFLNYDMLIGVNQGEGLKFVEDSAESEDGVSASAFDFTVSNFVDNLYGYPEGKDVLRETIKFMYTDWADRDNGEMRRKTLLALFTDHQWVAPAVATAKLHADYQSPVYFYTFYHHCQAEGRPEWADAAHGDELPYVFGVPMVGATDLFPCNFSKNDVMLSAVVMTYWTNFAKTGDPNQPVPQDTKFIHTKPNRFEEVVWSKFNSKEKQYLHIGLKPRVRDNYRANKVAFWLELVPHLHNLHTELFTTTTRLPPYATRWPPRPPNGAPGTRRPPPPATLPPEPEPEPGPRAYDRFPGDSRDYSTELSVTVAVGASLLFLNILAFAALYYKRDRRQELRCRRLSPPGGSGSGVPGGGSLLPAAGRELPPEEELVSLQLKRGGGVGADPAEALRPACPPDYTLALRRAPDDVPLLAPGALTLLPSGLGPPPPPPPPSLHPFGPFPPPPPTATSHNNTLPHPHSTTRV; encoded by the exons ATGGCCCTCCCCTTCCCCGCCCTCTCCGctgtatttttctgtctgtccgtTTGTCTGTCTGTATCTTGCACGCCCCACCCACTACCCGGTCTCCGCAGGTCGAGCCTGCCAGCATCTTCTCCcacctccttccccttccccacccttTGCCCCCTCCATGGAGAGGAACAGACCCCTTCTCTGCCCCATCTAACCCAGATCCCTCCCcgtcccccctcctccctcctttccccccctcgccccctcctcccctcagGGGCGAGGggggcctccctccctctcccccccttctctctctctccgagGGGGGGGGTcccggggagggaggggggtcCCCCGATCAGCATGTGGCTCCTGGCGCTGTGTCTGGTGGGGCTGGCGGGGGCTCAACGGGGGGGAGGGGGTCCCGGCGGCGGGGGCAGCGCCCCGGGCGGCCCGGGCCTGGGCCTCGGCAGCCTCGGCGAGGAGCGCTTCCCAGTGGTGAACACGGCCTACGGGCGCGTCCGCGGCGTGCGGCGTGAGCTTAACAACGAGATCCTGGGCCCCGTGGTGCAGTTCTTGGGGGTGCCCTACGCCACGCCACCCCTGGGCGCCCGCCGCTTCCAGCCGCCTGAGGCGCCCGCCTCGTGGCCCGGCGTGCGCAACGCCACCAGCCTGCCGCCCGCCTGCCCGCAGAACCTGCACGGGGCGCTCCCCGCCATCATGCTGCCCGTGTGGTTCACCGACAACCTGGAGGCAGCTGCTACCTATGTGCAGAACCAGAGCGAGGACTGCCTCTACCTCAACCTCTACGTACCCACCGAGGACG ATATCCGGGACTCAGGCAAGAAGCCAGTGATGTTGTTCCTGCATGGCGGCTCCTACATGGAGGGCACTGGCAACATGTTCGACGGCTCAGTCCTGGCCGCCTACGGCAACGTCATTGTCGCCACACTCAACTACCGGCTGGGGGTGCTCG GTTTTCTCAGCACCGGGGACCAGGCTGCAAAAGGCAACTATGGACTCCTGGACCAAATCCAGGCCCTGCGCTGGCTCAGTGAAAACATCGCCCACTTTGGGGGTGACCCCGAGCGTATCACCATCTTTGGATCTGGAGCAGGGGCCTCCTGCGTCAACCTTCTGATCCTCTCCCACCATTCGGAAG gtcTGTTCCAGAAGGCCATCGCCCAGAGTGGCACCGCCATTTCCAGCTGGTCTGTCAACTACCAGCCGCTCAAGTACACGCGGCTGCTGGCAGCCAAGGTGGGCTGTGACCGTGAGGACAGCGCTGAGGCCGTGGAGTGTCTGCGCCGGAAGTCCTCCCGGGAGCTGGTGGACCAGGATGTGCAGCCTGCCCG CTACCATATTGCCTTCGGGCCCGTGGTGGATGGCGACGTGGTCCCCGACGACCCTGAGATCCTAATGCAACAGGGGGAGTTCCTCAACTATGACATGCTCATCGGCGTCAACCAGGGAGAAGGCCTCAAGTTTGTGGAGGACTCAGCAGAGAGCGAGGACGGCGTGTCTGCCAGCGCCTTTGACTTCACCGTCTCCAACTTTGTGGACAATTTGTATGGTTACCCGGAGGGCAAAGATGTGCTGCGGGAGACCATCAAGTTCATGTACACGGACTGGGCCGACCGGGACAATGGCGAGATGCGGCGGAAGACTCTGCTGGCGCTCTTCACTGACCACCAGTGGGTGGCCCCAGCCGTGGCCACAGCCAAGCTGCACGCTGATTACCAGTCGCCTGTCTACTTTTACACTTTCTACCACCACTGCCAGGCCGAGGGCCGGCCTGAGTGGGCGGACGCAGCGCATGGGGACGAGCTCCCCTACGTCTTCGGCGTACCCATGGTGGGCGCCACTGACCTCTTCCCCTGCAACTTCTCCAAGAATGACGTCATGCTCAGCGCCGTGGTCATGACCTACTGGACCAACTTTGCCAAGACCGG CGACCCCAACCAGCCGGTGCCCCAGGACACCAAGTTCATCCACACCAAGCCCAACCGCTTTGAGGAGGTGGTGTGGAGCAAGTTCAATAGCAAGGAGAAGCAGTACCTGCACATCGGCTTGAAGCCCCGTGTGCGTGACAACTACCGAGCCAACAAGGTGGCCTTCTGGTTGGAGCTGGTGCCCCACCTGCACAACCTGCACACGGAGCTCTTCACCACCACCACGCGCCTGCCTCCCTATGCCACACGCTGGCCGCCCCGGCCACCCAATGGTGCCCCAGGCACACGCCGGCCCCCGCCACCTGCCACCCTGCCGCCAGAGCCGGAGCCCGAGCCAGGCCCCAGGGCTTACGACCGCTTCCCTGGGGACTCCCGGGACTACTCTACAGAGCTCAGTGTTACCGTGGCCGTGGGCGCCTCGCTCCTGTTCCTCAACATCCTTGCCTTTGCCGCCCTCTACTACAAGCGGGACCGGCGGCAGGAGCTGCGGTGCCGGCGGCTTAGCCCGCCTGGGGGCTCCGGATCCGGAGTGCCTGGCGGGGGCTCCCTGCTCCCCGCTGCCGGCCGCGAGCTGCCCCCCGAGGAGGAGCTGGTGTCACTGCAGCTCAAGCGAGGTGGCGGTGTCGGGGCGGACCCTGCTGAGGCTCTGCGCCCCGCCTGCCCGCCCGACTACACCCTCGCCCTGCGCCGGGCACCGGACGATGTGCCTCTCCTGGCCCCCGGGGCCCTGACCCTGCTGCCAAGTGGCCTGGGGCCACCCCCACCTCCGCCacccccctccctccacccctttGGGCCCTTCCCGCCGCCTCCCCCCACCGCTACCAGCCACAACAACACGCTACCACACCCCCACTCCACGACTCGGGTATAG
- the TMEM256 gene encoding transmembrane protein 256, with amino-acid sequence MAGLGAAFRRLGALSGAGALGLATYGAHGAQFPDTYGKELFDKANKHHFLHSLALLGVPHCRKPLWAGLLLASGTTLFCTSFYYQALSGDPSIQNVAPVGGSLLLLGWLALAL; translated from the exons ATGGCCGGGCTGGGCGCTGCTTTCCGCCGCCTGGGCGCCTTGTCCGGAGCCGGGGCCTTGGGCTTGGCCACCTACGGGGCGCACG GCGCCCAGTTCCCAGATACCTACGGCAAAGAG CTCTTCGACAAAGCCAACAAACACCACTTCCTACACAGCCTGGCCTTATTAGGGGTGCCTCATTGCAGAAAGCCCCTTTGG GCTGGGCTGCTGCTAGCCTCGGGAACCACCTTGTTCTGCACCAGCTTTTACTACCAGGCGCTGAGCGGAGACCCCAGCATCCAGAATGTGGCCCCTGTGGGCGGGAGCCTGCTACTGTTGGGCTGGCTTGCCTTGGCGCTTTAA